From Posidoniimonas polymericola, the proteins below share one genomic window:
- a CDS encoding reverse transcriptase family protein, whose product METDIQSVARALAAAFAAGPLTADRLVGCGERTLGRRYRWLRPLAWRVEAEFAYGPRPRADHIADFLLLDERFRVYAARHDAAAVSRVHDPVEFCPFPAAQAWPVARLRTPGQLAGWLDTPPQQLAWLADVRGWERRRRRGPLRHYHYRALAKRFGATRLIEAPKPRLKAVQRRLLAEILHHVPPHDAAHGFRPGRSIRTFAAPHSGQRVVLKLDLEDFFPSTPAAQVNALFRSLGYPEAVADLLTGLCTNTAPAAVFSPDSARDWRAALQRARYAQPHLPQGAPTSPALANLCAYRLDCRLAGLAAAAGGVYTRYADDLAFSGGAEFARSVHRFRTHAAAIALEEGYRVNHHKTRVMPTAQQQRIAGLVVNAQPAVSRAERDRLKAVLTNCVRHGPASQNHTGHTDFRAHLGGRIAFVEMACARQAAKLRRVFEQIEWG is encoded by the coding sequence GTGGAGACCGACATCCAGAGCGTCGCCCGCGCGCTGGCCGCGGCGTTTGCGGCCGGTCCGCTGACCGCCGACCGGCTCGTGGGCTGCGGCGAGCGGACGCTCGGCCGTCGCTACCGTTGGCTGCGTCCGCTGGCGTGGCGGGTCGAGGCCGAGTTCGCCTATGGACCAAGGCCCCGTGCCGACCACATCGCCGACTTCCTGCTGCTCGACGAGCGGTTCCGTGTCTACGCGGCGCGGCACGACGCAGCCGCCGTCAGCCGCGTGCACGACCCGGTCGAGTTCTGCCCCTTCCCCGCGGCTCAGGCGTGGCCGGTCGCCCGGCTGCGGACGCCGGGCCAGCTCGCCGGCTGGCTCGACACCCCACCCCAGCAACTCGCCTGGCTGGCCGATGTCCGCGGGTGGGAGCGCCGGCGGCGCCGCGGGCCGCTGCGGCACTACCACTACCGAGCGCTGGCCAAGCGGTTCGGCGCCACCCGCCTGATCGAGGCGCCCAAGCCCCGCCTGAAGGCGGTCCAGCGGCGACTGCTGGCAGAGATCCTACACCACGTCCCGCCGCACGACGCCGCGCACGGCTTCCGCCCGGGGCGTTCGATCCGCACGTTTGCCGCCCCCCACTCTGGGCAACGCGTGGTGCTCAAGCTCGACCTGGAGGACTTCTTCCCGTCGACGCCGGCCGCCCAGGTGAACGCCCTGTTCCGCTCGCTCGGCTACCCCGAGGCGGTGGCCGACCTGCTGACCGGGCTCTGCACCAACACGGCGCCCGCGGCTGTGTTCTCCCCGGACTCAGCACGAGACTGGCGGGCAGCGCTGCAGCGGGCCCGCTACGCGCAGCCGCACCTGCCGCAGGGCGCGCCGACCTCTCCTGCCCTAGCCAACCTGTGTGCGTACCGCCTCGACTGCCGGCTGGCCGGCCTGGCGGCAGCGGCGGGCGGCGTGTACACCCGCTACGCCGACGACCTCGCCTTCAGCGGCGGCGCCGAGTTCGCACGCTCGGTGCACCGCTTCCGCACGCACGCCGCGGCGATTGCCCTGGAGGAAGGCTACCGCGTCAACCACCACAAGACCCGCGTGATGCCCACCGCCCAGCAGCAACGCATCGCGGGGCTGGTCGTCAACGCGCAGCCCGCCGTCAGCCGCGCGGAACGCGACCGCCTCAAAGCCGTACTAACGAACTGCGTGCGCCACGGCCCCGCCAGCCAGAACCACACCGGCCACACCGACTTCCGAGCGCACCTGGGCGGCCGGATCGCGTTCGTCGAGATGGCCTGCGCGCGGCAGGCGGCCAAGCTGCGGCGGGTGTTCGAGCAGATTGAATGGGGGTAA